A window of Rattus norvegicus strain BN/NHsdMcwi chromosome 14, GRCr8, whole genome shotgun sequence contains these coding sequences:
- the Drd5 gene encoding D(1B) dopamine receptor has protein sequence MLPPGRNRTAQPARLGLQRQLAQVDAPAGSATPLGPAQVVTAGLLTLLIVWTLLGNVLVCAAIVRSRHLRAKMTNIFIVSLAVSDLFVALLVMPWKAVAEVAGYWPFGTFCDIWVAFDIMCSTASILNLCIISVDRYWAISRPFRYERKMTQRVALVMVGLAWTLSILISFIPVQLNWHRDKAGSQGQEGLLSNGTPWEEGWELEGRTENCDSSLNRTYAISSSLISFYIPVAIMIVTYTRIYRIAQVQIRRISSLERAAEHAQSCRSRGAYEPDPSLRASIKKETKVFKTLSMIMGVFVCCWLPFFILNCMVPFCSSGDAEGPKTGFPCVSETTFDIFVWFGWANSSLNPIIYAFNADFRKVFAQLLGCSHFCFRTPVQTVNISNELISYNQDTVFHKEIAAAYVHMIPNAVSSGDREVGEEEEEGPFDHMSQISPTTPDGDLAAESVWELDCEEEVSLGKISPLTPNCFDKTA, from the coding sequence ATGCTGCCTCCTGGGCGCAACCGCACGGCTCAACCGGcaaggctgggattacagaggcAACTGGCTCAGGTGGACGCCCCAGCGGGCTCTGCAACCCCACTGGGACCCGCGCAGGTGGTCACCGCAGGCCTCCTGACTCTCCTAATCGTCTGGACCTTGCTCGGGAACGTGCTAGTGTGTGCTGCCATCGTCCGCAGCCGCCATCTGCGCGCCAAGATGACCAACATCTTCATCGTATCCCTAGCTGTCTCAGACCTCTTCGTGGCATTGCTGGTCATGCCCTGGAAGGCTGTGGCTGAGGTGGCTGGGTACTGGCCCTTTGGGACATTCTGCGACATCTGGGTGGCCTTTGACATCATGTGCTCCACTGCCTCCATCCTGAATCTGTGTATCATCAGCGTGGACCGTTACTGGGCTATTTCCAGACCCTTCCGCTACGAGCGCAAGATGACCCAGCGAGTAGCCCTGGTCATGGTGGGCCTGGCCTGGACCTTGTCCATCCTCATCTCCTTCATCCCGGTCCAACTCAATTGGCACAGAGACAAGGCAGGCTCCCAGGGCCAAGAGGGCCTGCTGTCCAATGGGACACCCTGGGAGGAAGGCTGGGAGCTAGAAGGGAGGACGGAGAACTGTGACTCCAGCCTGAACCGAACCTACGCCATCTCCTCGTCACTCATCAGCTTCTACATCCCGGTGGCCATCATGATCGTGACCTATACGCGTATCTACCGCATTGCGCAGGTGCAGATCCGGCGGATCTCCTCCCTAGAGAGGGCAGCTGAGCATGCTCAGAGTTGCCGGAGTCGTGGAGCCTATGAACCTGACCCCAGCCTGCGAGCGTCCATCAAGAAGGAGACCAAGGTCTTCAAAACCCTGTCAATGATCATGGGGGTCTTCGTGTGTTGCTGGTTGCCTTTCTTCATCCTGAACTGTATGGTTCCTTTCTGCAGTAGTGGGGATGCCGAGGGCCCAAAGACTGGCTTCCCTTGTGTCAGCGAGACCACCTTCGACATATTCGTCTGGTTTGGCTGGGCCAACTCCTCTCTCAATCCCATCATCTATGCCTTTAATGCAGACTTCCGGAAGGTGTTTGCCCAGCTGCTGGGGTGCAGCCACTTCTGCTTCCGGACCCCAGTGCAGACGGTAAACATCAGTAATGAGCTCATCTCCTACAACCAAGACACGGTCTTCCACAAGGAGATCGCTGCTGCCTATGTCCACATGATACCGAATGCAGTATCCTCCGgagacagggaggtgggagaggaggaggaggaggggccttTCGATCACATGTCTCAAATCTCTCCAACGACGCCAGACGGTGACCTGGCTGCTGAGTCTGTCTGGGAGCTTGACTGTGAGGAAGAGGTTTCCTTAGGCAAAATCTCACCTCTCACCCCCAATTGTTTCGATAAAACTGCTTAG